A region of Channa argus isolate prfri chromosome 8, Channa argus male v1.0, whole genome shotgun sequence DNA encodes the following proteins:
- the lpxn gene encoding leupaxin isoform X2 — translation MDELDLLLEDLCLNLTGSETVSEKKSNNAADEEVPGAVYAGLKENDIICSSIYSDLPAPVAASLSSDSPTKELESILADLMGLGQEDSVSSTNPPLIKEKQSVEKKPKGGRQEDKDGSSTASSGGKTSTTIQKTDTIDDLLGGLSTDLEKIGVRTVSKGHCASCNKCVVGKMVTALGEVWHPEHFVCVVCKMELSTTGFFERDGRPYCDKDYHQLFSPRCAYCKGPILQKILTALDQTWHPEHFFCTHCGGLFGPDGFLEKDGKPYCCKDFYNLFAPKCSGCGESVRENYLTAANGTWHPECFVCADCLKPFTDGCFMELDGRPLCSLHFHSRQGTLCGGCGEPITGRCISALDRKFHPEHFVCAFCLRQLSQGIFKEQNGKPYCSACFNKLFL, via the exons ATGGATGAGCTCG ATTTGCTGTTGGAGGACCTATGCCTGAACTTAACTGGTTCAGAGACTGTCAGTGAGAAAAAGAGCAATAATGCAGCTGATGAAgag GTGCCAGGTGCAGTTTATGCTGGACTTAAAGAAAATGACATAATCTGCTCCAGTATCTACAG TGACCTGCCTGCGCCTGTGGCAGCTTCTCTGAGCTCTGACTCACCCACTAAGGAGCTGGAGTCCATCTTGGCAGATCTAATGGGTCTTGGACAAGAG GATTCAGTTTCTTCAACAAACCCACCACTAATTAAAGAAAAGCAGTCTGTGGAAAAGAAACCAAAAGGTGGACGACAAGAGGACAAAGACGGCAGCAGCACAGCAAGCTCAGGTGGGAAGACGTCAACCACAATCCAAAAAACAGATACTATAGATGACCTACTAGGAGGACTGAGCACTGACTTGGAGAAAATTGGTGTCCGCACTGTAAGCAAAGGCCACTGTGCTTCCTGCAATAAATGCGTTGTGGGAAAG ATGGTCACGGCACTGGGTGAAGTGTGGCACCCTGAACACTTTGTCTGTGTAGTGTGTAAGATGGAGCTGAGCACTACAGGCTTCTTTGAGAGAGATGGGCGACCGTACTGTGACAAAGACTACCATCAGCTCTTCTCTCCACGCTGTGCCTATTGTAAGGGTCCCATTTTGCAG AAGATCCTGACAGCCCTGGACCAGACCTGGCACCCTGAGCACTTCTTCTGTACACACTGTGGAGGCCTGTTTGGACCTGATG GTTTCCTAGAGAAAGATGGGAAGCCATATTGTTGCAAGGACTTCTACAACCTCTTTGCTCCCAAGTGCTCAGGCTGTGGGGAGTCTGTGAGGGAGAACTACCTGACTGCAGCCAATGGCACCTGGCATCCAGAGTGCTTCGTCTGTGCA GACTGTCTGAAGCCCTTCACTGATGGCTGTTTCATGGAGCTGGATGGCCGACCCCTCTGCTCACTGCACTTCCACTCCCGGCAGGGGACTCTTTGTGGAGGCTGCGGTGAACCCATTACTGGCCGCTGCATCTCTGCTCTTGATCGCAAGTTTCACCCGGAGCACTTTGTGTGTGCCTTCTGTCTGCGCCAGCTCAGCCAAGGCATCTTCAAGGAGCAGAATGGGAAGCCCTACTGCTCAGCTTGCTTTAACAAACTCTTTTTGTGA
- the lpxn gene encoding leupaxin isoform X1 yields MDELDLLLEDLCLNLTGSETVSEKKSNNAADEEVPGAVYAGLKENDIICSSIYSDLPAPVAASLSSDSPTKELESILADLMGLGQEDSVSSTNPPLIKEKQSVEKKPKGGRQEDKDGSSTASSGGKTSTTIQKTDTIDDLLGGLSTDLEKIGVRTVSKGHCASCNKCVVGKMVTALGEVWHPEHFVCVVCKMELSTTGFFERDGRPYCDKDYHQLFSPRCAYCKGPILQKILTALDQTWHPEHFFCTHCGGLFGPDAGFLEKDGKPYCCKDFYNLFAPKCSGCGESVRENYLTAANGTWHPECFVCADCLKPFTDGCFMELDGRPLCSLHFHSRQGTLCGGCGEPITGRCISALDRKFHPEHFVCAFCLRQLSQGIFKEQNGKPYCSACFNKLFL; encoded by the exons ATGGATGAGCTCG ATTTGCTGTTGGAGGACCTATGCCTGAACTTAACTGGTTCAGAGACTGTCAGTGAGAAAAAGAGCAATAATGCAGCTGATGAAgag GTGCCAGGTGCAGTTTATGCTGGACTTAAAGAAAATGACATAATCTGCTCCAGTATCTACAG TGACCTGCCTGCGCCTGTGGCAGCTTCTCTGAGCTCTGACTCACCCACTAAGGAGCTGGAGTCCATCTTGGCAGATCTAATGGGTCTTGGACAAGAG GATTCAGTTTCTTCAACAAACCCACCACTAATTAAAGAAAAGCAGTCTGTGGAAAAGAAACCAAAAGGTGGACGACAAGAGGACAAAGACGGCAGCAGCACAGCAAGCTCAGGTGGGAAGACGTCAACCACAATCCAAAAAACAGATACTATAGATGACCTACTAGGAGGACTGAGCACTGACTTGGAGAAAATTGGTGTCCGCACTGTAAGCAAAGGCCACTGTGCTTCCTGCAATAAATGCGTTGTGGGAAAG ATGGTCACGGCACTGGGTGAAGTGTGGCACCCTGAACACTTTGTCTGTGTAGTGTGTAAGATGGAGCTGAGCACTACAGGCTTCTTTGAGAGAGATGGGCGACCGTACTGTGACAAAGACTACCATCAGCTCTTCTCTCCACGCTGTGCCTATTGTAAGGGTCCCATTTTGCAG AAGATCCTGACAGCCCTGGACCAGACCTGGCACCCTGAGCACTTCTTCTGTACACACTGTGGAGGCCTGTTTGGACCTGATG CAGGTTTCCTAGAGAAAGATGGGAAGCCATATTGTTGCAAGGACTTCTACAACCTCTTTGCTCCCAAGTGCTCAGGCTGTGGGGAGTCTGTGAGGGAGAACTACCTGACTGCAGCCAATGGCACCTGGCATCCAGAGTGCTTCGTCTGTGCA GACTGTCTGAAGCCCTTCACTGATGGCTGTTTCATGGAGCTGGATGGCCGACCCCTCTGCTCACTGCACTTCCACTCCCGGCAGGGGACTCTTTGTGGAGGCTGCGGTGAACCCATTACTGGCCGCTGCATCTCTGCTCTTGATCGCAAGTTTCACCCGGAGCACTTTGTGTGTGCCTTCTGTCTGCGCCAGCTCAGCCAAGGCATCTTCAAGGAGCAGAATGGGAAGCCCTACTGCTCAGCTTGCTTTAACAAACTCTTTTTGTGA
- the lpxn gene encoding leupaxin isoform X3, which produces MQLMKSDLPAPVAASLSSDSPTKELESILADLMGLGQEDSVSSTNPPLIKEKQSVEKKPKGGRQEDKDGSSTASSGGKTSTTIQKTDTIDDLLGGLSTDLEKIGVRTVSKGHCASCNKCVVGKMVTALGEVWHPEHFVCVVCKMELSTTGFFERDGRPYCDKDYHQLFSPRCAYCKGPILQKILTALDQTWHPEHFFCTHCGGLFGPDAGFLEKDGKPYCCKDFYNLFAPKCSGCGESVRENYLTAANGTWHPECFVCADCLKPFTDGCFMELDGRPLCSLHFHSRQGTLCGGCGEPITGRCISALDRKFHPEHFVCAFCLRQLSQGIFKEQNGKPYCSACFNKLFL; this is translated from the exons ATGCAGCTGATGAAgag TGACCTGCCTGCGCCTGTGGCAGCTTCTCTGAGCTCTGACTCACCCACTAAGGAGCTGGAGTCCATCTTGGCAGATCTAATGGGTCTTGGACAAGAG GATTCAGTTTCTTCAACAAACCCACCACTAATTAAAGAAAAGCAGTCTGTGGAAAAGAAACCAAAAGGTGGACGACAAGAGGACAAAGACGGCAGCAGCACAGCAAGCTCAGGTGGGAAGACGTCAACCACAATCCAAAAAACAGATACTATAGATGACCTACTAGGAGGACTGAGCACTGACTTGGAGAAAATTGGTGTCCGCACTGTAAGCAAAGGCCACTGTGCTTCCTGCAATAAATGCGTTGTGGGAAAG ATGGTCACGGCACTGGGTGAAGTGTGGCACCCTGAACACTTTGTCTGTGTAGTGTGTAAGATGGAGCTGAGCACTACAGGCTTCTTTGAGAGAGATGGGCGACCGTACTGTGACAAAGACTACCATCAGCTCTTCTCTCCACGCTGTGCCTATTGTAAGGGTCCCATTTTGCAG AAGATCCTGACAGCCCTGGACCAGACCTGGCACCCTGAGCACTTCTTCTGTACACACTGTGGAGGCCTGTTTGGACCTGATG CAGGTTTCCTAGAGAAAGATGGGAAGCCATATTGTTGCAAGGACTTCTACAACCTCTTTGCTCCCAAGTGCTCAGGCTGTGGGGAGTCTGTGAGGGAGAACTACCTGACTGCAGCCAATGGCACCTGGCATCCAGAGTGCTTCGTCTGTGCA GACTGTCTGAAGCCCTTCACTGATGGCTGTTTCATGGAGCTGGATGGCCGACCCCTCTGCTCACTGCACTTCCACTCCCGGCAGGGGACTCTTTGTGGAGGCTGCGGTGAACCCATTACTGGCCGCTGCATCTCTGCTCTTGATCGCAAGTTTCACCCGGAGCACTTTGTGTGTGCCTTCTGTCTGCGCCAGCTCAGCCAAGGCATCTTCAAGGAGCAGAATGGGAAGCCCTACTGCTCAGCTTGCTTTAACAAACTCTTTTTGTGA